From Streptomonospora salina, the proteins below share one genomic window:
- a CDS encoding serine/threonine-protein kinase — MTDNGHERAKPLRTGDPQELGDYRIEGRLGRGGMGTVYLARDSADRQVAVKLIHPDLTDDSDFRRRFAREVESARKVARFSTAGVLDARLDGDPLFIVSEYVPGPNLAQSVTADGPMAGGTLESLALGVAAALTAIHRAGVVHRDLKPGNVLLSAVGPKVIDFGIARAMDDESAVTRSSQLMGTPSYLAPELIAGGEITPASDIFSWGCLVAYAGTGKAPFDAQTVPAVLHLISSGEADLEGLDAQLTGLIRSALDKDPRNRPTAQQLMTMLVGQDDPAEAEAIAGDTVVESWTPPSTAAAAGAAGGAPTGAAAAEAADGAEPGSGSGNGGDAAAPGTDAVPTEPAPHPQQPDTASPAPATRPYPQEDGPASGPQAPYGPGSAGGPGPQPPPPGPQWQPPHGPPPGAEAGYAPPGGFPPAGPQQQPYGHPSGPQPQYGPSGPQAPPGPPGPQGPQPGPRQQPYGPGPVSPPYGQPAAGYGGPATPGGPGGPGGGGTPGGPAPRRRRRTGMLLGAAATVLVLVAGGVIGSALLLGGGPPDGTLVYQDDFATNGWDVDEYESDDEYLERAYHPDHGLILRISETNDFGGTIGDTPPYEGEFPEAARVEADVEVLAGPDYSEFGVWCHLQEADDEDESTSYEALVRFDGGGAELRRDGGPAGEAALASTDEVDGYVPRPEDSSPLEDGDDADPVLNTVTLTCEPDEDAGTMDLDLWVNGEHALEAVDPDPLPDDATEERPRRTGIRLKRTGSEEDTPMVGFHRFELQRLGGPETGGTAADTA; from the coding sequence GTGACGGACAACGGGCACGAGCGCGCCAAACCCCTGCGCACCGGCGACCCCCAGGAGCTCGGCGACTACCGCATCGAGGGCAGACTGGGGCGGGGCGGCATGGGCACCGTCTACCTGGCCCGCGACTCCGCCGACCGGCAGGTCGCCGTCAAGCTGATCCACCCCGACTTGACCGACGACTCCGACTTCCGCCGCCGGTTCGCGCGCGAAGTCGAATCCGCCCGCAAAGTCGCCCGGTTCTCCACCGCCGGCGTCCTCGACGCCCGCCTCGACGGCGATCCGCTGTTCATCGTCTCGGAGTACGTTCCCGGCCCCAACCTGGCCCAGTCCGTCACCGCCGACGGCCCCATGGCCGGGGGAACGCTGGAGAGCCTCGCCCTGGGGGTCGCGGCGGCGCTGACCGCCATCCACCGCGCCGGCGTCGTCCACCGCGACCTCAAACCCGGAAATGTGCTGCTCTCGGCGGTGGGCCCCAAGGTGATCGACTTCGGTATCGCCCGGGCCATGGACGACGAGAGCGCGGTCACCCGCTCCAGCCAGCTGATGGGCACACCCTCCTACCTGGCGCCCGAGCTGATCGCCGGCGGCGAGATCACCCCGGCCTCCGACATCTTCTCCTGGGGCTGCCTCGTCGCCTATGCCGGCACCGGCAAGGCGCCGTTCGACGCGCAGACGGTCCCCGCGGTGCTGCACCTCATCAGTTCCGGCGAGGCCGACCTGGAAGGCCTGGACGCGCAGCTGACCGGCCTGATCCGCAGCGCACTGGACAAGGACCCGCGCAACCGGCCCACCGCGCAGCAGCTGATGACCATGCTGGTGGGCCAGGACGACCCGGCCGAAGCGGAGGCGATCGCCGGCGACACGGTGGTCGAGTCCTGGACACCGCCGTCCACCGCGGCGGCCGCGGGCGCGGCCGGCGGGGCGCCGACCGGCGCCGCCGCGGCGGAAGCCGCCGACGGCGCGGAGCCCGGTTCCGGATCCGGGAACGGCGGGGACGCGGCCGCTCCCGGAACCGACGCGGTCCCGACCGAACCGGCCCCCCACCCGCAGCAGCCCGACACCGCATCCCCGGCACCGGCCACCCGGCCCTACCCCCAGGAGGACGGTCCCGCGTCGGGTCCGCAGGCCCCGTACGGGCCCGGGTCCGCCGGCGGACCCGGGCCGCAGCCGCCTCCGCCCGGTCCGCAGTGGCAGCCGCCGCACGGCCCCCCGCCGGGCGCCGAGGCGGGATACGCGCCGCCCGGCGGCTTCCCCCCGGCCGGACCACAGCAGCAGCCCTACGGCCACCCGTCCGGCCCCCAGCCCCAGTACGGCCCGTCGGGACCGCAGGCCCCGCCCGGCCCCCCGGGACCGCAGGGGCCGCAGCCGGGTCCCCGGCAGCAGCCCTACGGGCCGGGACCGGTCTCGCCGCCCTACGGGCAGCCGGCCGCGGGCTACGGCGGCCCCGCGACGCCCGGCGGTCCGGGCGGTCCGGGCGGCGGGGGCACTCCCGGCGGCCCCGCGCCCCGCAGGAGGCGCCGCACCGGCATGCTCCTGGGCGCCGCGGCGACCGTGCTGGTACTGGTGGCGGGCGGTGTGATCGGCTCCGCACTGCTACTCGGCGGCGGGCCGCCCGACGGCACCCTCGTCTACCAGGACGACTTCGCCACCAACGGCTGGGACGTCGACGAGTACGAATCCGACGACGAGTACCTGGAGCGGGCCTACCACCCCGACCACGGGCTGATCCTGCGCATCTCCGAGACCAACGACTTCGGGGGCACCATCGGCGACACCCCGCCCTACGAGGGCGAATTCCCCGAAGCCGCCCGGGTCGAAGCCGACGTCGAAGTGCTCGCCGGCCCCGACTACAGCGAGTTCGGTGTCTGGTGCCACCTCCAGGAGGCCGACGACGAGGACGAGAGCACCTCCTACGAGGCGCTGGTCCGGTTCGACGGCGGCGGCGCCGAACTCCGGCGCGACGGCGGCCCCGCCGGGGAGGCGGCGCTGGCCTCGACCGACGAGGTCGACGGCTACGTCCCGCGGCCGGAGGACTCCTCCCCCTTGGAGGACGGCGACGACGCGGATCCCGTCCTCAACACGGTGACGCTGACCTGCGAACCCGACGAGGACGCCGGGACCATGGACCTCGACCTGTGGGTCAACGGCGAACACGCGCTCGAAGCCGTCGACCCCGACCCGCTGCCCGACGACGCGACCGAGGAGCGGCCGCGCAGGACGGGGATCCGGCTCAAGCGCACCGGCAGCGAAGAGGACACGCCGATGGTCGGGTTCCACCGCTTCGAGCTCCAGCGCCTCGGCGGCCCGGAAACCGGAGGCACGGCGGCCGACACCGCCTGA
- a CDS encoding DUF6504 family protein — MGHVYGVPVAVTEREGRPVRFVWDRRVYNVRHVVDHWITLRSDWSRATRGNLPQRAHWRVEAGSTRARGVYELQHDSASDAWLLARVWD; from the coding sequence GTGGGCCACGTCTACGGTGTGCCGGTCGCCGTCACCGAGCGCGAAGGACGGCCGGTGCGCTTCGTATGGGACCGCCGCGTCTACAACGTCCGCCACGTCGTCGACCACTGGATCACCCTGCGCTCCGACTGGTCGCGCGCGACCCGGGGCAACTTGCCCCAGCGCGCCCATTGGCGGGTCGAGGCGGGATCGACCCGTGCCCGGGGGGTGTACGAACTCCAGCACGACTCCGCCTCCGACGCGTGGCTGCTGGCCCGCGTCTGGGACTGA
- a CDS encoding putative cobaltochelatase: MSAPARYPFSAVVGMDDLKLALLINAVSPDVGGVLVRGEKGTAKSTVVRALASLLPDLDVVQDCRFGCDPAAPDPQCPDGPHSDSAVPAEREAKLVELPVGASEDRLVGSLDIERALTEGVKAFEPGLLAEAHRGVLYVDEVNLLHDHLVDLLLDAAAMGTSHVEREGVSVRHAARFLLVGTMNPEEGELRPQLLDRFGLTVEVAATRDPQLRADVVRRRLAFEADPEGFAAGYADDEAELAGRIRAARKRLPGVALTDSALRQVTAVCAAFDVDGLRADIVTAQAAMALAAWHDHGEVTADDVRDAARLALPHRRRRDPFDAPDLDEDRLQEALDQAGDADPKDPGEPDGSDGDPGGGDDGGSDDGSDGGSDGGGGADGPDSSAPPEESSDTDTGGGPERDRPEPGDGDHDPSGPERPAGSGPGAEDDTGSGDEQSPPRPQDPGQGSRSEAGDTYRPRLFSLSGVGEGAPGRRSRAETPYGRTSGARVPRASVRGLHLTATLRAAAPHQRARGRAGPGLLVRSGDLRETVREGREGNLVLFCVDASGSMAARERMRAVKGAVLSLLTDAYQRRDKVGLVTFRGTGAQVELPPTSSVEAGARRLHELRTGGRTPLAAGLARSAEVLRVERLRDPSRRPLLVVVTDGRATRGGLDEALRAGARIGARGVHGVVVDCESGPVRLGLASRLAAGMEAEAVRLEELGADALSGLVRSTRSAA, from the coding sequence GTGAGCGCTCCTGCTCGCTACCCGTTCAGCGCGGTCGTCGGAATGGACGACCTGAAACTCGCGCTGCTGATCAACGCCGTCTCGCCGGACGTCGGCGGCGTCCTGGTGCGCGGTGAGAAGGGCACCGCCAAGTCGACCGTCGTGCGCGCGCTCGCGTCGCTGCTGCCCGACCTCGACGTGGTCCAGGACTGCCGGTTCGGCTGCGACCCCGCCGCCCCCGACCCCCAGTGCCCCGACGGTCCCCACAGCGACTCCGCGGTGCCCGCCGAGCGCGAGGCGAAGCTGGTGGAGCTTCCGGTGGGCGCCAGCGAAGACCGGCTGGTGGGCTCGCTGGACATCGAACGGGCCCTCACCGAAGGCGTCAAGGCCTTCGAACCCGGTCTGCTCGCCGAGGCCCACCGCGGCGTCCTCTACGTCGACGAAGTCAACCTGCTGCACGACCACCTGGTCGACCTGCTGCTGGACGCCGCCGCCATGGGCACCTCCCACGTCGAGCGCGAGGGGGTCTCGGTGCGCCACGCCGCGCGGTTCCTGCTCGTGGGGACGATGAACCCCGAGGAGGGCGAGCTGCGTCCGCAACTGCTGGACCGGTTCGGCCTGACCGTGGAGGTGGCCGCCACCCGCGACCCGCAGTTGCGCGCCGACGTCGTGCGGCGCCGGCTCGCGTTCGAGGCCGACCCCGAGGGCTTCGCCGCGGGCTACGCCGACGACGAGGCGGAGCTGGCCGGCCGCATCCGCGCCGCTCGCAAGCGCCTGCCCGGGGTTGCGCTGACCGACTCCGCGCTGCGCCAGGTCACCGCCGTCTGCGCCGCTTTCGACGTCGACGGCCTGCGCGCCGACATCGTCACCGCCCAGGCCGCCATGGCCCTGGCCGCCTGGCACGACCACGGCGAAGTCACCGCCGACGACGTGCGCGACGCCGCCCGCCTGGCTCTGCCGCACCGGCGCAGGCGCGATCCCTTCGACGCGCCCGACCTCGACGAGGACCGGCTCCAGGAGGCCCTGGATCAGGCGGGTGATGCGGACCCAAAAGACCCGGGTGAGCCGGACGGCTCCGACGGCGACCCCGGCGGCGGGGACGACGGCGGCAGCGACGACGGCAGCGATGGCGGCAGCGATGGCGGCGGTGGGGCCGACGGCCCCGATTCGAGCGCGCCGCCGGAGGAATCGTCCGACACGGACACCGGCGGCGGGCCGGAGCGGGACCGCCCCGAGCCCGGCGACGGCGACCATGATCCGTCCGGCCCCGAACGGCCCGCCGGGTCCGGGCCGGGGGCCGAGGACGACACCGGATCGGGCGACGAGCAGTCGCCGCCCCGCCCGCAGGACCCCGGCCAGGGGAGCCGGTCGGAGGCCGGCGACACCTACCGCCCCCGCCTGTTCAGCCTTAGCGGTGTCGGCGAGGGCGCACCCGGCCGCCGCTCGCGCGCCGAGACCCCCTACGGCCGCACCTCCGGCGCGCGGGTGCCGCGCGCGTCGGTGCGGGGCCTGCACCTGACGGCGACCCTGCGCGCGGCGGCGCCCCACCAGCGCGCCCGCGGCCGCGCCGGCCCGGGACTGCTCGTGCGGTCGGGCGACCTGCGCGAGACCGTGCGCGAAGGCCGCGAAGGCAACCTCGTGCTGTTCTGCGTGGACGCCAGCGGCTCCATGGCCGCCCGGGAGCGGATGCGCGCCGTCAAAGGCGCGGTGCTGAGCCTGCTGACCGACGCCTACCAGCGGCGCGACAAAGTCGGCCTGGTCACGTTCCGGGGCACCGGCGCCCAGGTGGAGCTGCCGCCGACCTCCTCGGTGGAGGCCGGCGCGCGGCGCCTGCACGAGCTGCGCACCGGCGGGCGTACCCCGCTGGCGGCGGGGCTGGCGCGGTCGGCGGAGGTGCTGCGCGTCGAACGGTTGCGCGACCCCAGTCGCCGCCCCCTGCTGGTGGTGGTGACCGACGGGCGCGCTACGCGCGGCGGGCTGGACGAGGCGCTGCGCGCCGGTGCGCGCATCGGCGCACGCGGGGTCCACGGAGTCGTGGTCGACTGCGAGTCCGGGCCGGTGCGCCTGGGGCTCGCGTCGCGCCTGGCGGCCGGGATGGAGGCCGAAGCGGTCCGCCTGGAAGAGCTGGGCGCCGACGCGCTCAGCGGCCTGGTGCGCTCGACCCGCAGCGCGGCGTGA
- the cobO gene encoding cob(I)yrinic acid a,c-diamide adenosyltransferase: MPQGKPDYVPEDGLTTRQRRNRPLLVVHTGPGKGKSTAAFGLATRGWAQGWDIGVFQFVKSAKWRIGEERALSVLGETGEGGRVDWNKMGEGWSWIQRSGTEQDHAADAAEGWAQIKRDLAAETYRLYVLDEFTYPMKWGWVDVDDVVETLSRRGGQQHVIVTGRDADPRLTGAADLVTEMTKIKHPMDAGQKGQRGIEW; encoded by the coding sequence ATGCCGCAGGGCAAACCCGACTACGTGCCCGAAGACGGGCTGACCACGCGCCAGCGCCGCAACCGCCCGCTGCTGGTCGTGCACACGGGGCCGGGCAAGGGGAAGTCGACGGCCGCGTTCGGGCTGGCCACCCGCGGCTGGGCGCAGGGCTGGGACATCGGCGTGTTCCAGTTCGTCAAGTCGGCGAAGTGGCGCATCGGTGAGGAGCGCGCGCTCAGCGTGCTCGGCGAGACCGGCGAGGGCGGCCGGGTCGACTGGAACAAGATGGGCGAGGGCTGGTCGTGGATCCAGCGGTCGGGCACCGAGCAGGACCACGCGGCCGACGCGGCCGAAGGATGGGCCCAGATCAAACGCGACCTGGCCGCCGAGACCTACCGGCTCTACGTCCTCGACGAGTTCACCTACCCGATGAAGTGGGGCTGGGTCGACGTCGACGACGTCGTCGAGACCCTGTCCCGGCGCGGCGGACAGCAGCACGTCATCGTGACCGGACGCGATGCCGACCCCCGCCTGACCGGGGCCGCCGATCTCGTCACCGAGATGACCAAGATCAAGCACCCCATGGACGCCGGGCAGAAGGGCCAGCGCGGCATCGAGTGGTGA
- a CDS encoding GNAT family N-acetyltransferase: MPAAVLQTERLTLRAHTRDDIGAVYRGAADPAVQRWLPMPEPGAPYTRADAEHWCLVAAPQARAGGDGQQWAAVDTATGAYLGAIGLNRTAWRARCTEIGYWLCAWARGRGLATEAVVAVSRWALVEQGLQRVELKAAVGNAASRRVAEKAGFAYEGTERNAMPLHEGRTGLATYSLIPGDLHGAEADTTAR, translated from the coding sequence ATGCCGGCGGCGGTGCTGCAGACCGAACGCCTGACGCTGCGGGCCCACACCCGCGACGACATCGGCGCCGTCTACCGCGGAGCCGCCGACCCCGCGGTGCAGCGCTGGCTGCCCATGCCGGAGCCCGGCGCGCCCTATACGCGCGCCGACGCCGAACACTGGTGCCTGGTTGCGGCGCCGCAGGCCCGGGCCGGCGGCGACGGCCAGCAGTGGGCGGCCGTGGACACGGCGACCGGCGCCTACCTGGGGGCGATCGGCCTCAACCGCACCGCGTGGCGCGCCCGCTGCACCGAAATCGGCTACTGGCTGTGCGCGTGGGCGCGCGGCCGCGGCCTGGCGACCGAGGCGGTGGTGGCCGTGTCCCGGTGGGCGCTGGTCGAGCAGGGATTGCAGCGCGTGGAGCTGAAGGCGGCCGTCGGCAACGCCGCGTCGCGGCGCGTGGCCGAGAAAGCCGGGTTCGCCTACGAAGGCACCGAACGCAACGCCATGCCGCTGCACGAGGGCCGCACCGGCCTGGCGACCTACAGCCTCATCCCGGGCGACCTGCACGGCGCCGAAGCGGATACCACCGCGCGCTAG
- a CDS encoding cobyrinate a,c-diamide synthase: protein MIPRVVVAAPASSSGKTTVATGLMAALAARGDRVSGHKVGPDYIDPGYHALATGRPPRNLDPVLCGEDRVAPLFLHGAAGADIAVVEGVMGLFDGAAGSAAPDGPGDPGSTAHVAALLGAPVVLVVDASRSARSVAALVHGFCTYDPRVRIAGVILNRVGSQRHEEILRTALEDTGTEVLGVVGRRERVHTPSRHLGLIPAAERADDAHGAVQELSELVAASCDLDALRAVARAAPPLAAEPWDAAAEAEPWRIPARTRPPRIAVAGGPAFTFGYTEQEELLRAAGAQVHAVDPLRDEALPEGTDGLIVGGGFPEVHAAELSANAALRGEVAALAARGGPVAAECAGLLYLCRSLDGAPMCGVLPADAAMTGSLTLGYRSAVAVGDTLLARAGTRVRGHEFHRTAVEPRSGDRPAWQWNSGGGEGFASGTVSASYLHVHWAGLPSAAGRFLTAARARSAEEVR from the coding sequence GTGATTCCGCGTGTGGTGGTCGCCGCCCCCGCGTCGAGCAGCGGCAAGACGACGGTCGCCACCGGCCTGATGGCGGCGCTGGCGGCCCGTGGCGACCGGGTCAGCGGGCACAAGGTGGGGCCCGACTACATCGATCCCGGCTACCATGCGCTGGCCACCGGGCGCCCGCCGCGCAACCTCGACCCGGTGCTGTGCGGCGAGGACCGCGTCGCGCCGCTGTTCCTGCACGGGGCCGCCGGCGCCGACATCGCCGTCGTCGAAGGCGTGATGGGCCTGTTCGACGGCGCCGCCGGCTCCGCCGCTCCGGACGGGCCGGGCGATCCCGGATCCACCGCGCACGTGGCGGCGCTGCTGGGCGCGCCCGTGGTGCTGGTGGTCGACGCCTCCCGCAGCGCGCGCTCCGTGGCGGCCCTGGTGCACGGCTTCTGCACCTACGACCCGCGCGTGCGCATCGCAGGGGTGATCCTCAACCGCGTGGGGTCCCAGCGCCACGAGGAGATCCTGCGCACAGCGCTGGAGGACACGGGCACCGAGGTGCTGGGCGTGGTGGGCCGCCGCGAGCGGGTGCACACCCCCTCGCGCCACCTGGGCCTGATCCCGGCCGCCGAGCGGGCCGACGACGCCCACGGCGCGGTACAGGAGCTGAGCGAGCTGGTGGCCGCCTCCTGCGACCTGGACGCGCTGCGCGCCGTCGCCCGCGCCGCCCCGCCCCTGGCCGCCGAGCCGTGGGACGCCGCGGCGGAGGCCGAGCCGTGGCGCATCCCCGCGCGGACGCGCCCGCCGCGCATCGCCGTCGCCGGCGGTCCCGCCTTCACGTTCGGCTACACCGAGCAGGAGGAGCTGCTGCGCGCCGCCGGCGCGCAGGTGCACGCCGTGGACCCGCTGCGCGACGAGGCCCTGCCGGAGGGGACCGACGGGCTGATCGTCGGCGGCGGTTTCCCCGAGGTCCACGCCGCCGAGCTGTCGGCCAACGCCGCGCTGCGCGGCGAGGTCGCCGCGCTGGCCGCCCGCGGCGGGCCGGTCGCGGCCGAGTGCGCCGGTCTGCTCTACCTGTGCCGCAGCCTCGACGGCGCTCCGATGTGCGGTGTGCTGCCCGCCGACGCCGCCATGACCGGATCGCTGACACTGGGCTACCGGTCGGCGGTCGCGGTCGGCGACACGCTGCTCGCCCGGGCGGGGACCCGCGTACGCGGCCACGAGTTCCACCGCACCGCCGTCGAGCCGCGGTCGGGCGACCGGCCGGCGTGGCAGTGGAACAGCGGGGGCGGTGAGGGGTTCGCCTCCGGCACCGTCAGCGCTTCGTACCTGCACGTGCACTGGGCGGGGCTCCCCTCGGCCGCGGGGAGGTTCCTCACCGCGGCGCGGGCACGCTCCGCGGAGGAGGTCCGGTGA
- the cobI gene encoding precorrin-2 C(20)-methyltransferase — MGTGGRLVGVGVGPGDPELVTVKAVRRMREADTVIVPVLAGDEPGRAEATVRAHVDDARIERAVFALNDREGLSPRRVRAWDEAARTVLSRFEEGKATVAFATIGDPNVYSTFTYLAQTVCEMAPGTEVETIPGVTAMQDLAARSGRVLAEGSEPLTLLPATGGVERLRSALDSDATVVAYKFGRFAPQVAGAVRDSGRGEDSVYGARLGLPDEEIAPLAGLDGSGLPYLSTLIAPARREAGRGGKL, encoded by the coding sequence ATGGGTACGGGTGGACGGCTGGTGGGCGTCGGTGTGGGACCGGGCGACCCCGAACTGGTCACGGTCAAGGCGGTGCGGCGCATGCGCGAAGCCGACACCGTGATCGTCCCGGTGCTGGCCGGCGACGAGCCGGGCCGCGCCGAAGCCACCGTGCGCGCCCACGTCGACGACGCCCGCATCGAACGCGCCGTCTTCGCGCTCAACGACCGGGAAGGCCTCAGCCCGCGGCGGGTGCGCGCCTGGGACGAGGCCGCCCGCACCGTGCTGAGCCGGTTCGAGGAGGGGAAGGCCACGGTGGCCTTCGCCACCATCGGCGACCCCAATGTCTACTCGACCTTCACCTACCTCGCGCAGACCGTGTGCGAGATGGCCCCCGGCACCGAGGTGGAGACCATCCCCGGGGTCACCGCCATGCAGGATCTGGCAGCGCGCTCCGGCCGGGTTCTGGCCGAGGGCTCCGAACCCCTCACCCTGCTGCCCGCAACCGGGGGAGTGGAGCGGCTGCGCTCGGCGCTGGACTCCGACGCCACCGTGGTCGCCTACAAGTTCGGCCGGTTCGCGCCGCAGGTCGCCGGCGCCGTCCGCGATTCGGGCCGCGGCGAGGACTCCGTCTACGGCGCCCGGCTGGGCCTGCCCGACGAGGAGATCGCGCCGCTGGCGGGGCTCGACGGATCCGGCCTGCCCTACCTGTCCACGCTCATCGCGCCCGCCCGCCGCGAAGCCGGGCGCGGCGGGAAGCTGTGA
- the cobM gene encoding precorrin-4 C(11)-methyltransferase — MASQHSSEHDSGAPAGAVVFVGAGPGAADLLTVRAARAVAAADVVIWAASLVHEDVLEHVGPGAEVVDSAKLPMEGVLPYYRRAAEEGLRIARIHSGDPALWGAVQEQVEVCDDLGLEVEIIPGVSAFSAVAAIAQRELTVPEIAQSVVLTRLGGGKTPMPEGEEVREFARHGTTMALFLSAARSGRLQEELIEGGYGHETPCIIAYQATWPEELIVHCELGELEATVKEHRLWKHTLVLVGPALNAGGTRSHLYHPGHFHTHRRADREARRQLREARRGA, encoded by the coding sequence ATGGCCAGCCAGCACAGCAGTGAGCACGACAGCGGAGCCCCGGCGGGGGCGGTCGTGTTCGTCGGCGCCGGTCCGGGCGCGGCCGACCTGCTGACCGTCCGCGCTGCCCGCGCCGTCGCCGCCGCCGACGTGGTGATCTGGGCGGCAAGCCTGGTGCACGAGGACGTGCTCGAACACGTCGGCCCCGGCGCCGAGGTCGTCGACTCGGCCAAGCTCCCGATGGAAGGCGTGCTGCCCTACTACCGCCGTGCCGCCGAGGAGGGCCTGCGCATCGCGCGGATCCACTCCGGGGACCCCGCGCTGTGGGGCGCGGTGCAGGAGCAGGTGGAAGTCTGCGACGACCTGGGGCTGGAGGTCGAGATCATCCCGGGTGTCTCGGCGTTCAGCGCGGTCGCCGCGATCGCCCAGCGCGAGCTGACCGTCCCCGAGATCGCCCAGTCCGTGGTGCTGACCCGGCTGGGCGGCGGCAAGACCCCCATGCCCGAGGGCGAAGAGGTCCGCGAGTTCGCCCGGCACGGCACCACCATGGCGCTGTTCCTCTCGGCGGCGCGCTCGGGCCGGCTGCAGGAGGAGCTGATCGAGGGCGGCTACGGGCACGAGACCCCGTGCATCATCGCCTACCAGGCCACCTGGCCCGAGGAGCTGATCGTGCATTGCGAACTGGGCGAGCTGGAGGCCACCGTCAAGGAGCACCGGCTGTGGAAGCACACGCTGGTGCTGGTCGGGCCCGCCCTCAACGCGGGCGGCACCCGCTCGCACCTGTACCACCCCGGCCACTTCCACACCCACCGCCGGGCCGACCGCGAGGCGCGCCGGCAGCTGCGCGAGGCGCGCCGAGGAGCGTAG
- a CDS encoding cobalt-precorrin-5B (C(1))-methyltransferase, translating to MTDSPRSRREPEPGPEPGADEEPQPREPDLPRTMKVRQKALRTGWTTGTCASAAAKAAAEALATGSPADSVEVALPSGRRVSFATDRCSLLAPDRAEAAVVKDAGDDPDATDGAHVTATVTRRGEPGVELDGGIGVGVVTRPGLGLELGGPAINPVPAQMIEQAVGEAADTESRGLRVVISVPEGEKMARKTTNARLGIIGGISILGTTGVVRPFSTASWRASVEQAVSVMAAQGEDTLVLCTGGRTEKGAALRHPDLPQVCFVEVGDFTGAALRRALEYGLRRVVFVGMAGKLTKLASGVLMTHYTRSKVSTELLGEITRRVGGTEDAAAEVDAANTGRHAYEIWEREGLLPTAGAELCRRVAGVLTRFSEDTLEVEAAMVDFTGQQVVAAHPERP from the coding sequence GTGACAGATAGCCCGCGGAGCCGGCGGGAGCCCGAACCGGGTCCCGAGCCCGGCGCGGACGAGGAGCCGCAGCCGCGCGAACCCGACCTGCCGCGCACCATGAAGGTGCGGCAGAAGGCGTTGCGCACCGGCTGGACCACCGGCACGTGCGCTTCGGCCGCCGCCAAGGCGGCCGCCGAAGCGCTGGCCACCGGGAGCCCGGCGGACAGCGTCGAGGTGGCGCTGCCGTCGGGCCGGCGCGTGTCCTTCGCCACCGACCGCTGCTCCCTCCTCGCACCGGACCGGGCCGAGGCGGCGGTGGTCAAGGACGCCGGCGACGATCCGGACGCCACCGACGGCGCCCACGTCACCGCCACCGTCACCCGGCGCGGCGAACCCGGCGTCGAACTGGACGGCGGGATCGGCGTCGGCGTGGTGACCCGCCCCGGACTGGGACTGGAACTGGGCGGTCCCGCCATCAACCCCGTCCCGGCGCAGATGATCGAGCAGGCCGTGGGCGAGGCCGCCGACACCGAGAGCCGCGGCCTGCGCGTGGTGATCAGCGTGCCCGAAGGCGAGAAGATGGCGCGCAAGACCACCAACGCCCGGCTGGGAATCATCGGCGGGATCTCCATCCTCGGCACGACCGGCGTGGTGCGGCCTTTCTCCACCGCCTCCTGGCGCGCCAGCGTCGAGCAGGCGGTGTCGGTCATGGCCGCACAGGGCGAGGACACGCTCGTGCTGTGCACCGGCGGGCGCACCGAGAAGGGCGCCGCGCTGCGCCATCCCGACCTGCCGCAGGTGTGCTTCGTCGAGGTCGGCGACTTCACCGGCGCCGCGCTGCGCCGAGCACTCGAATACGGCCTGCGGCGCGTGGTGTTCGTCGGCATGGCGGGCAAGCTGACCAAGCTGGCCTCGGGTGTGCTGATGACGCACTACACCCGGTCCAAGGTCTCCACCGAGCTGCTGGGCGAGATCACCCGCCGGGTCGGGGGGACCGAGGACGCCGCCGCCGAGGTCGACGCCGCCAACACCGGCCGCCACGCCTACGAGATCTGGGAGCGGGAGGGCCTGCTGCCGACGGCTGGCGCCGAACTGTGCCGACGCGTGGCGGGGGTCCTGACCCGCTTCAGCGAAGACACGCTGGAGGTGGAGGCGGCGATGGTCGACTTCACGGGGCAGCAGGTGGTCGCCGCCCACCCGGAGCGCCCGTGA
- a CDS encoding GNAT family N-acetyltransferase, with protein MPGTGGAGIRRAGAGDVAAVVALLADDVRGAERETPGDLAPYRDAFARIDADPRTLPAVAVRGGTVVGTLQLTFLDGLSHRGGRRAQIEAVRVAAAERGRGLGSAMMAWAVEQARSRGCRTVQLTSDAARADAHRFYSRLGFVASHTGFKLALEDPR; from the coding sequence ATGCCCGGTACCGGCGGCGCCGGCATCCGACGCGCCGGCGCCGGCGACGTCGCGGCCGTCGTCGCCCTGCTGGCCGACGACGTGCGCGGCGCCGAGCGGGAGACCCCCGGGGACCTCGCCCCCTACCGCGACGCGTTCGCCCGCATCGACGCCGATCCCCGGACGCTGCCGGCCGTGGCGGTGCGCGGCGGAACCGTGGTGGGCACGCTGCAGCTGACCTTCCTGGACGGCCTGTCCCACCGCGGCGGCAGGCGCGCGCAGATCGAGGCGGTGCGGGTGGCCGCGGCCGAACGCGGCCGCGGGCTCGGCAGCGCCATGATGGCCTGGGCCGTCGAACAGGCGCGTTCCCGCGGCTGCCGGACGGTGCAGCTGACGTCGGACGCCGCCCGCGCCGACGCGCACCGCTTCTACAGCCGGCTCGGATTCGTCGCCTCCCACACCGGCTTCAAGCTGGCGCTGGAGGATCCGCGGTGA